The following proteins are encoded in a genomic region of Inquilinus sp. KBS0705:
- a CDS encoding acylase — translation MKKLFYIWVMMLPLFVWAQKYTPAEISRYKQQAKAVTIIRDDYGVPHIYAKTDAAVVFGLMYTQCEDNFKGIEKNYLYQLGRQSEATGEAALYEDVQLQLIADSADAIKDYNQSSPYFKKLMNAFADGINYYLYQHPEVKPLVFKRFKPWFALMFTDGSVAATETGNITPDQTKAFYNGGSEKLGSIHQSAPVIDNMQEREIGSNGFAIAPSKSATGHAMLYINPHVPFYFRSEVGLNSDEGLHAYGAVTWGQFFIYQGFNANCGWMHTSSYADVGDLYAEKIVKKDGSWFYEYDGQLKPVTTRKLVMKVNQNGKLTEQNITGYYTQHGPVIAAQGGKWLALKHNNRSYKALLESWLITKANSFDEYKKAMNLLSNTSNNTVYADDKGNIAFWNGNFMPKRDVKYNWALPVDGTTSATEWKGVHSLDEIVHVYNPATGWIQNCNSTPFTSSGSASPDKDSYPAYMAPDGENYRGINAINLLKNAKNLTLDELIAKGYDKYLSIFNDLLPPLINAYTNAPDSLRQQLAQPVALLESWDKHSAANSVATTLAVEWGTLMLRTVPAPRKPQEASYQVKRVREMLEDMPDKATLLFLKQAVDGLTKRYGTWQVQWGDINRYQRPADGQTFDDKAPSLPVGSTSSLFGQLPSYQSRVMPGTQKRYGFSGNSFIAAVEFGPKVIAKTIVTGGSSFNAASKHFTDQAQGYIDGKFKDVLFYKADVLKHAEKTYHP, via the coding sequence ATGAAAAAGCTGTTTTATATTTGGGTAATGATGCTTCCGTTGTTTGTATGGGCACAAAAGTATACCCCGGCCGAAATAAGCAGATATAAACAACAGGCCAAAGCCGTTACCATTATACGCGACGATTACGGCGTACCGCATATTTATGCTAAAACCGATGCAGCTGTGGTATTTGGCCTGATGTATACCCAATGCGAAGACAATTTTAAGGGTATTGAAAAAAACTACCTGTACCAGCTTGGCCGCCAAAGCGAGGCCACCGGCGAAGCCGCCTTATACGAAGATGTACAGCTGCAATTAATAGCCGATAGTGCCGATGCCATAAAAGATTACAACCAAAGCTCGCCATATTTTAAAAAGCTGATGAATGCCTTTGCCGATGGTATAAACTATTACTTATACCAGCATCCCGAGGTTAAACCATTGGTTTTTAAACGGTTTAAGCCCTGGTTTGCCCTTATGTTTACCGATGGCAGCGTTGCAGCTACCGAAACAGGCAACATCACACCCGATCAGACCAAGGCATTTTACAATGGCGGGAGCGAGAAATTAGGTAGTATACATCAATCGGCACCTGTGATTGATAATATGCAGGAACGTGAAATTGGTTCAAATGGCTTTGCCATTGCACCATCAAAATCTGCAACGGGGCATGCAATGCTGTATATCAATCCGCATGTTCCCTTTTATTTCCGCAGCGAAGTAGGCTTAAATAGCGATGAGGGCCTGCATGCCTATGGGGCGGTTACCTGGGGCCAGTTTTTTATTTACCAGGGCTTTAACGCGAATTGCGGCTGGATGCATACCAGCAGCTATGCCGATGTAGGCGACCTGTACGCCGAAAAAATAGTTAAAAAGGACGGCAGCTGGTTTTACGAATATGACGGCCAACTAAAACCGGTTACTACCCGTAAGCTGGTAATGAAAGTTAACCAGAATGGGAAATTAACAGAACAAAACATTACCGGCTATTATACACAACATGGCCCGGTAATAGCCGCGCAAGGCGGTAAATGGCTGGCGCTTAAGCATAACAACCGCTCGTACAAAGCTTTGCTGGAGTCGTGGTTAATCACCAAGGCCAATAGCTTTGATGAATACAAAAAGGCGATGAATTTATTATCAAACACCAGTAATAACACGGTTTATGCTGACGATAAAGGCAACATCGCTTTTTGGAACGGTAACTTTATGCCTAAACGAGATGTAAAATACAATTGGGCGCTTCCTGTTGATGGTACAACATCTGCCACAGAATGGAAAGGCGTGCATTCGCTTGACGAGATAGTGCATGTATACAACCCTGCAACCGGGTGGATACAAAACTGTAATTCAACCCCATTCACATCTTCAGGATCGGCCAGCCCCGATAAGGATAGTTATCCGGCCTATATGGCACCCGACGGCGAAAATTATAGAGGTATAAACGCCATAAACCTGCTAAAAAACGCTAAAAACTTAACGCTTGACGAGTTGATAGCCAAAGGCTATGATAAATATCTGAGCATTTTTAACGACCTGCTGCCACCGCTTATTAATGCCTATACCAATGCGCCCGATAGCCTGCGGCAACAACTGGCACAGCCCGTTGCCTTATTGGAAAGTTGGGACAAGCATTCGGCAGCAAACTCGGTAGCAACAACCCTGGCGGTAGAGTGGGGTACATTAATGCTTCGTACAGTACCTGCGCCACGTAAGCCGCAGGAAGCCAGCTACCAAGTAAAACGTGTACGCGAAATGCTGGAAGATATGCCCGATAAGGCTACGCTGTTGTTTCTTAAACAGGCTGTTGATGGCTTAACTAAGCGCTATGGCACATGGCAGGTGCAATGGGGCGATATTAACCGCTACCAACGCCCGGCCGATGGGCAAACCTTTGATGATAAAGCACCAAGTTTGCCTGTAGGGTCTACCTCATCGTTATTTGGGCAATTGCCATCATATCAAAGCCGTGTGATGCCGGGTACGCAAAAGCGCTATGGCTTCTCGGGGAATAGCTTTATAGCGGCTGTTGAGTTTGGGCCGAAGGTAATTGCCAAAACAATTGTTACCGGCGGCAGCTCTTTTAATGCAGCATCCAAGCACTTTACCGACCAGGCACAGGGATATATAGATGGCAAGTTTAAAGATGTACTATTTTATAAAGCAGATGTATTAAAACACGCCGAAAAAACTTATCATCCATAA
- a CDS encoding DUF3810 family protein, with product MFKRLCNNIWAVKAAVIALLALAIFMLMLFADHPLAVERYYSQGLYPVICRLLHPVLNIFPFSVGDVVYLLVIAYLIYATIKLLKLLFKKRFTEAGMLSIKLIIGLQAAIIAFYVFWGMNYFRPSAAERLHLPDTTYTTAELQRVTQILIDSANITRSRVTHADLAQPNDTIYHRAVRAVLSLSGRSGDYKTYSPGIKPSLLTPLLNYISTSGYYNPFTTEAQLNYQMPVFNRPFVACHEMSHQMGYGPEDEANFAGYIAATSAKDRLLRYSAYYLAVEEFMFSVRMADTVSFHQLKAKISPAVLADFKTERLYWQSYQSRIEVVTSIFYDKFLKANNQPEGLETYNRMVSLIMAMYRKNE from the coding sequence ATGTTTAAACGTTTATGTAACAATATATGGGCGGTAAAGGCGGCTGTAATAGCCCTGCTTGCATTGGCCATTTTTATGTTGATGCTTTTTGCAGATCACCCCCTCGCGGTCGAGCGGTATTACTCGCAGGGCTTGTACCCTGTTATATGCCGGCTGTTGCATCCGGTGCTCAATATATTCCCCTTTAGTGTTGGCGATGTTGTATACTTGCTGGTTATTGCCTATTTGATATATGCCACTATAAAACTGTTAAAGTTGCTTTTTAAAAAGCGGTTTACAGAAGCCGGTATGTTGAGCATAAAGCTTATTATAGGGCTGCAGGCGGCAATAATTGCTTTTTATGTTTTTTGGGGGATGAATTACTTCAGGCCTTCGGCTGCCGAGCGGTTACACTTGCCAGATACCACCTACACTACCGCCGAACTGCAACGTGTTACCCAAATACTTATAGATAGTGCCAATATCACCCGGTCGCGCGTTACCCATGCCGACCTTGCCCAACCCAACGATACCATTTACCATCGGGCAGTAAGGGCGGTGTTGAGTCTTTCGGGCCGCTCGGGCGATTACAAAACGTATAGCCCGGGTATAAAGCCGTCGCTGCTTACCCCGCTGCTTAACTACATCAGTACATCGGGCTACTACAACCCGTTCACAACCGAAGCACAGCTTAATTACCAAATGCCGGTTTTTAACCGCCCCTTTGTGGCCTGCCACGAAATGTCGCACCAAATGGGTTACGGCCCCGAGGACGAAGCTAACTTTGCAGGGTATATAGCCGCCACATCAGCTAAAGACAGGCTGCTACGGTACTCGGCCTATTACCTGGCCGTAGAGGAGTTTATGTTTAGTGTGCGCATGGCCGATACGGTAAGCTTTCATCAGCTAAAGGCTAAAATTTCGCCGGCTGTATTGGCCGACTTTAAAACCGAGCGCTTGTATTGGCAATCGTACCAAAGCCGGATAGAAGTGGTGACCAGTATTTTTTACGACAAGTTTTTAAAGGCCAATAACCAGCCCGAAGGACTGGAAACTTACAACCGGATGGTGTCATTAATTATGGCGATGTATAGGAAAAACGAATAA
- a CDS encoding DUF2911 domain-containing protein, which translates to MKNSILFKSAMLFAFAILFTTIASAQAKKVESPRDSISTTINGAKISINYGSPSVKGRKIYGELVPFGQVWRTGANEATVFTTSKDIMVQGKKLPAGTYGFFAIPTATTWTIIFNKVAKQWGAFKYDASQDALRVTVKPVAAPMSEHLVYKTSAKGFSLNWDKLSVPVSVK; encoded by the coding sequence ATGAAAAACTCAATTTTATTTAAATCGGCGATGTTATTTGCCTTCGCTATTCTGTTTACCACTATCGCATCGGCACAAGCCAAAAAGGTAGAAAGCCCGCGCGATAGTATCAGCACAACTATCAATGGCGCCAAGATCAGTATTAACTATGGCAGCCCATCGGTTAAAGGCCGCAAAATATACGGCGAACTGGTGCCTTTTGGCCAGGTTTGGCGCACAGGTGCAAACGAGGCTACTGTATTTACCACCAGCAAAGATATTATGGTACAAGGTAAAAAACTACCTGCCGGCACTTACGGCTTCTTTGCCATACCAACCGCAACCACCTGGACTATCATTTTTAACAAAGTGGCCAAGCAATGGGGTGCCTTTAAATACGACGCCAGCCAGGATGCTTTACGCGTAACTGTAAAGCCTGTAGCCGCACCTATGAGCGAGCACCTGGTGTATAAAACAAGCGCAAAAGGTTTCTCGTTAAACTGGGATAAACTGTCTGTACCGGTATCGGTAAAATAA
- a CDS encoding TonB-dependent receptor: MKKLFLMLLALCSLQLQLSAQTTPAALKSGVDVKDIISKLQSLSTDRVIEKAYLHFDKPYYDPGDTLYFKAYVTAGEKHELSTISGVLHVDLISKNDSVMQSIVLRLTNGQANGDFLLPAYLTKGNYKVRAYTQWMQNNGNTYFFTKQIPVTGKNLTRVAAPAKADKRVDVQFFPEGGSFVTNLPSKIAFKAVGSDGLGVNIKGVVVDNENTEVAKITSAHLGMGQFFVTPAANKTYTAKITYPDGSVNKVDLPAPSAKGIALAVNNDNPDKISVEVNANKAYYLENKNQDINIVIYNGGVVKTVKTVLDNQVIGFDLPVKDMKTGIVQVTLFSQSGAPLNERLAFIQNSGILNLTVNSDKAAYAHNDKATISLNAKAGVNPAAGNFSVSVVDETKVPFDENMERSILSDLLLTSDVKGYVEQPGYYFVNNTADTRSNLDVLMLTQGYRRFVWSDMMDSKPATIAYQPENALQIKGAMLTNDGKPVANEKITLLANNGQSLTAVTDAGGKFIFKDLGFDNNTRFLLKTENQAIKSKTKIVVEKSINRLAVDADVSPMGKYADNLPVNNVADESTVVSNADNAKELKPVLVKDSKTNYRSSNLGGSGNADQVIKHDEFKDSPTLIDGLNGKVRGVKFSNGAAYLLNGLVISAGAAKYEPMLIVVDGNTGGGSLANYNPNDIETVEILKGNNAAIYGVAGGAGVIVLTTRQGGGDDAGDAVHVMSPGLISITPQGFYKAREFYSPVYNITDREVNTNRTTILWKPNLVTDKDGNTTFSYFNGATPGNYRVVIEGIDSNGNLGHSVYKYKVQ, encoded by the coding sequence ATGAAAAAGCTATTTTTAATGCTTTTGGCGCTTTGCAGCCTGCAATTGCAGTTAAGCGCCCAAACAACCCCCGCGGCCCTAAAATCAGGGGTTGATGTTAAAGACATTATCAGCAAACTCCAGTCCCTGTCTACCGATAGGGTTATTGAGAAAGCTTACCTGCATTTTGACAAGCCCTATTACGACCCCGGCGATACGCTTTACTTTAAAGCCTATGTAACCGCCGGCGAAAAGCACGAGCTATCTACCATAAGCGGGGTACTGCATGTAGATCTGATCAGTAAAAACGATTCTGTGATGCAAAGCATCGTACTGCGCCTAACCAATGGCCAGGCCAACGGCGATTTTTTGCTGCCTGCCTATTTAACAAAAGGTAATTATAAAGTAAGGGCCTATACGCAATGGATGCAAAATAACGGCAATACTTACTTTTTTACCAAACAAATTCCGGTTACGGGCAAAAACCTTACTAGAGTAGCCGCACCCGCTAAGGCCGATAAAAGGGTCGATGTTCAATTCTTCCCCGAGGGTGGCAGCTTCGTAACCAATTTGCCATCAAAAATAGCGTTTAAGGCGGTAGGCAGCGATGGCCTTGGTGTAAACATTAAAGGCGTTGTGGTTGATAACGAAAATACCGAGGTAGCCAAGATCACATCGGCGCATTTGGGCATGGGGCAATTTTTTGTAACCCCGGCCGCAAATAAAACCTATACCGCAAAGATCACCTATCCAGATGGATCTGTAAATAAGGTTGATTTACCGGCCCCAAGTGCTAAGGGTATTGCACTGGCGGTTAATAACGACAACCCTGATAAAATATCTGTTGAGGTAAATGCTAACAAAGCTTATTACTTAGAAAATAAAAACCAGGATATCAACATTGTAATATATAATGGTGGCGTAGTAAAAACAGTTAAAACTGTTTTAGATAACCAGGTAATAGGTTTCGACCTGCCTGTTAAGGATATGAAAACGGGGATTGTGCAGGTTACCTTATTCTCCCAATCGGGCGCGCCTTTAAACGAGCGTTTGGCGTTTATACAAAATAGCGGCATATTAAATTTAACGGTAAACAGCGATAAGGCTGCCTACGCGCATAACGATAAAGCAACCATAAGCCTTAATGCAAAGGCGGGCGTAAACCCTGCCGCCGGCAATTTTTCGGTATCGGTGGTTGATGAAACCAAGGTGCCATTTGACGAGAATATGGAACGCAGCATACTGTCGGACCTGCTGCTGACATCAGATGTAAAGGGATATGTAGAGCAGCCGGGCTATTATTTTGTAAATAATACAGCCGATACACGCAGTAACCTTGATGTGTTAATGCTAACCCAGGGCTATCGCCGCTTTGTATGGAGCGATATGATGGATAGCAAACCGGCAACCATTGCTTACCAGCCCGAAAATGCTTTACAGATAAAGGGCGCCATGCTAACAAACGATGGTAAGCCTGTAGCTAACGAAAAGATAACGCTGCTTGCTAATAACGGCCAATCGTTAACCGCGGTTACTGATGCGGGTGGCAAGTTTATTTTTAAAGACCTTGGCTTTGATAATAACACCAGGTTTTTGTTAAAAACCGAAAACCAGGCCATTAAAAGCAAAACTAAAATTGTGGTCGAAAAAAGCATCAACCGTTTAGCTGTAGATGCCGATGTATCGCCTATGGGTAAATATGCCGACAACTTACCGGTTAATAACGTGGCCGATGAAAGTACAGTTGTTAGCAACGCCGATAATGCTAAAGAGTTAAAACCGGTATTAGTAAAAGATAGTAAGACTAACTATCGTTCATCAAACTTAGGCGGTTCGGGCAATGCAGATCAGGTTATAAAACACGATGAATTTAAAGATTCGCCAACTTTAATTGATGGCCTTAATGGTAAGGTAAGAGGGGTAAAATTTTCTAACGGTGCGGCATATCTTTTAAACGGACTTGTAATATCGGCCGGTGCCGCAAAGTATGAACCGATGCTAATAGTGGTTGATGGTAATACAGGTGGTGGCAGCCTTGCAAATTACAACCCTAACGATATTGAGACAGTAGAGATATTAAAAGGCAACAACGCGGCTATTTATGGCGTTGCAGGCGGCGCGGGTGTAATAGTATTAACAACCCGCCAGGGCGGCGGCGATGATGCCGGTGATGCTGTGCATGTAATGTCGCCGGGGCTAATATCAATAACCCCGCAGGGCTTTTACAAAGCGCGTGAGTTTTATTCGCCGGTTTATAATATAACCGACAGAGAGGTAAACACCAACCGCACCACTATTTTGTGGAAACCTAATTTGGTAACAGATAAAGATGGCAATACTACCTTTAGTTACTTTAACGGGGCTACGCCGGGTAATTACCGCGTAGTTATTGAGGGTATTGACAGCAACGGCAATTTAGGCCACAGCGTTTATAAATACAAAGTACAATAA
- a CDS encoding TonB-dependent receptor, protein MRLLLTFSIFILVGLQGFAQGNGKINGKVTDAATKQPVDYATVSVFKQNATSPFNGISSDAKGNFSVDNLPAGDYKVTIDFLGYTRHTIDHVIVTADNVTALGNILLAPVQNQLKGVNIVAKAPIIENRIDKIVYNAANDLTAQGGVAIDVLKKVPQVTVDLDGNVELQGNSNIRFLINGKPSSIFGASLADALQAIPASQIKSIEVITSPGAKYDAAGTGGIINIILKDSKVQGINGSINTAIGTRQENGSFNLNARKGNFGLNAFFSGNKQLNTTAKSSNNRQSYNDTRDTIVNLLQQGSGSTQRSGYQSGLSFNWSITPKDEFTASVGFDHFGNHNNGLTNQQETKTGSGNLIYDLLSLRNSDSRFSANSTDWSLNYKKNFKKEGQELEVLYSTSTGKNTSNYNQTQDYLNTSDFTSGARGSSPGTEKQTNLSVDYTQPISKNFTIEGGGKLVIENLSSNTITDSLLNDGTYINNAGQSYGFNYKRDIYAAYLSTSVSLFHNFLDAKAGLRNEYTTTKVDFPGVTIPGYNTLAPSLTLSHKLSPTQSIKVSYSYRIERPDYFSINPFYNISDPHNINTGNPNLKPEVGNNFELGYNRSFDGGANFYIGGFYRHNKDDIQPYTTRYDVLDINGREYTDVLLTSRDNIGTQSSLGGNLFASVPVTKKFSLRTNMFFVERTNTNPGIVKVSGFNYRINLNATYQFGNDLTAEVFGNYNSKQTNLQGYRPQFYFYNIAVRKQFMNKKASIGLVANNAFSKYVNQQSETNGPGFKQTTLRQIPFQSFGISLSYKFGKLEFLKDKEKGNREDNNMPAAPADGGR, encoded by the coding sequence ATGCGACTGCTGTTAACTTTCTCTATCTTCATACTCGTAGGTTTACAAGGCTTTGCCCAGGGCAATGGTAAAATAAACGGTAAAGTTACCGATGCGGCTACCAAGCAACCGGTTGATTATGCAACCGTATCTGTATTTAAGCAAAATGCCACCAGCCCGTTCAATGGCATCAGCAGCGATGCTAAAGGAAATTTTAGTGTGGACAACCTGCCTGCCGGCGATTATAAAGTAACCATCGATTTTTTGGGCTACACACGCCACACTATAGATCATGTTATAGTTACGGCTGATAATGTCACCGCTTTAGGTAATATACTATTAGCCCCGGTGCAAAACCAGTTAAAAGGGGTAAATATTGTTGCCAAAGCCCCAATTATCGAAAACCGTATTGATAAAATAGTATACAACGCCGCTAACGACCTTACCGCGCAAGGCGGGGTGGCGATAGATGTGTTAAAGAAAGTACCGCAGGTAACTGTAGATTTAGATGGCAATGTAGAATTGCAGGGAAACAGCAACATCCGCTTTTTAATAAATGGCAAGCCATCAAGCATATTTGGAGCCAGCCTGGCCGATGCCTTACAGGCCATACCCGCCAGCCAGATAAAAAGTATCGAAGTAATTACCAGCCCAGGTGCCAAGTATGATGCAGCGGGTACAGGCGGTATCATCAACATTATATTAAAGGATAGTAAAGTACAAGGCATCAACGGTAGTATAAACACCGCTATAGGCACCCGCCAGGAAAACGGATCATTTAACCTGAACGCGCGCAAAGGCAACTTTGGCCTGAATGCCTTTTTTAGCGGCAACAAGCAGTTAAATACTACCGCAAAAAGCTCGAACAACAGGCAATCGTATAACGATACCCGGGATACTATTGTTAATTTATTGCAGCAGGGTAGTGGCAGTACACAGCGTAGCGGCTACCAATCGGGCTTAAGCTTTAATTGGAGCATTACGCCTAAAGATGAGTTTACCGCATCGGTAGGGTTTGACCATTTTGGCAACCATAATAACGGCCTTACCAACCAGCAGGAAACCAAAACAGGCAGCGGCAACCTCATATACGACCTGCTTAGCCTGCGCAACTCGGATAGCCGCTTTAGTGCAAACTCTACCGACTGGAGCCTGAACTATAAAAAGAACTTTAAAAAAGAAGGCCAGGAGCTGGAGGTACTCTACTCGACCAGTACGGGTAAAAACACATCAAACTATAACCAAACGCAGGACTATTTAAACACCTCCGACTTTACCTCGGGTGCAAGAGGTAGCAGCCCCGGTACCGAAAAGCAAACCAACCTATCAGTAGATTATACGCAGCCTATCAGCAAAAACTTTACTATTGAGGGTGGTGGCAAACTGGTGATAGAAAACCTGAGCAGCAATACCATTACCGATAGCCTGCTGAATGACGGTACTTACATTAACAATGCCGGCCAAAGCTATGGATTTAATTACAAGCGCGATATTTACGCGGCTTACTTGTCAACCTCGGTATCGCTTTTTCATAATTTTTTGGATGCGAAGGCGGGCTTACGAAACGAGTACACCACCACTAAAGTTGATTTCCCGGGAGTAACTATACCAGGTTACAACACACTTGCGCCCTCGCTTACGCTGTCGCATAAATTAAGCCCTACCCAATCTATTAAAGTGAGCTATTCTTACCGGATAGAGCGCCCCGACTATTTTTCTATCAACCCGTTTTATAACATTAGCGATCCGCATAACATAAACACCGGTAACCCTAACCTTAAACCCGAAGTGGGCAATAACTTCGAATTGGGTTACAACCGCTCCTTTGATGGTGGCGCTAATTTTTACATAGGTGGTTTTTATCGCCATAATAAGGATGATATACAACCTTATACAACCCGCTATGATGTATTAGATATTAACGGCCGCGAATACACCGATGTACTGCTTACCTCGCGCGATAACATCGGCACGCAAAGCTCTTTAGGTGGTAACCTGTTTGCATCGGTGCCGGTAACCAAAAAGTTTAGCCTGCGCACCAATATGTTTTTTGTTGAACGCACCAATACCAACCCGGGCATTGTTAAAGTTAGCGGCTTTAACTATCGCATTAACTTAAATGCCACCTACCAGTTTGGTAATGACCTTACTGCCGAGGTATTTGGTAACTACAACTCTAAACAAACCAACCTGCAAGGCTACCGCCCCCAGTTTTACTTTTACAACATAGCCGTGCGCAAGCAGTTCATGAACAAAAAGGCAAGCATTGGTTTGGTTGCCAACAATGCGTTTAGCAAGTATGTTAACCAACAGTCGGAAACTAACGGGCCGGGCTTTAAGCAAACTACCTTAAGGCAGATACCGTTCCAGTCGTTTGGTATATCGCTTAGCTATAAATTTGGCAAGCTGGAGTTTTTAAAAGATAAAGAAAAAGGCAACCGCGAAGACAACAATATGCCTGCGGCGCCTGCCGATGGCGGCCGATAG
- a CDS encoding EamA family transporter, which yields MWWIYALLSAVFAALTAIFAKIGIKKVDTDLATGIRTVVILFIAWAIVLYKGSNHSIGSLTKTNWVFLILSGCATGLSWIFYFKALQLGKVSQVAPVDKLSVALAIILSVVFLGEPLTLKSASGAILIIAGTLVLIF from the coding sequence ATGTGGTGGATATACGCACTTTTATCGGCAGTATTTGCGGCCCTTACGGCCATTTTTGCTAAAATAGGCATCAAGAAAGTTGATACCGACCTGGCCACCGGTATACGCACCGTGGTGATACTGTTTATTGCCTGGGCCATTGTTTTATACAAAGGCAGCAACCATAGCATAGGCAGCCTTACCAAAACCAACTGGGTGTTTTTGATACTATCGGGCTGTGCAACGGGGCTATCATGGATATTTTATTTTAAGGCCCTGCAATTGGGCAAGGTATCGCAGGTGGCGCCGGTTGATAAGCTAAGTGTAGCGTTGGCAATAATATTAAGCGTAGTGTTTTTAGGCGAGCCGCTAACACTTAAATCAGCATCGGGTGCTATACTGATCATTGCCGGTACATTGGTTTTAATATTTTGA
- a CDS encoding fatty acid desaturase translates to MKKTDFVYSEESEPHRIRTKKILKQFPQLRKLIGKNPNTIFAIIGLVAFQVILAWFLRDQSWWLVVGAAYLLGAFADHALFVMIHECTHQLLFKNRNANRFASMFANLPQILPSAISFEKYHIKHHSFQGVHELDADLPNRWEAKLISNSFFGKALWLLFFPVFQLFRLSRLREIHPFDGWIVTNFLIQVVFTTAIWYFMGWHSLTFLLLSFSFSVGLHPLGARWIQEHYLTHSVEQETYSYYGPLNTVAFNVGFHNEHHDFPSIPWNKLPEIKKAAPEYYDTLYYHTSWTKLFFQFLFDREISLFNRILRRDRGRVAITDVSKPDAEMSAETPKHQPSTSVTA, encoded by the coding sequence ATGAAAAAGACTGATTTTGTTTATTCGGAAGAGTCGGAACCACACAGGATCCGGACTAAAAAAATTCTTAAACAGTTTCCACAGTTAAGAAAACTGATCGGCAAAAACCCTAATACCATTTTCGCCATTATAGGCCTGGTGGCTTTTCAGGTAATATTGGCCTGGTTCCTGCGCGATCAATCGTGGTGGCTGGTTGTAGGTGCCGCCTATCTTTTGGGCGCATTTGCCGACCATGCCCTTTTTGTAATGATACACGAATGTACACACCAATTGTTATTTAAAAACCGCAACGCCAACCGCTTTGCATCAATGTTTGCCAATTTGCCGCAAATATTGCCAAGCGCCATATCGTTCGAAAAATATCACATCAAACACCACTCTTTTCAGGGCGTACACGAGTTGGATGCCGACTTGCCAAACCGCTGGGAGGCAAAACTTATCAGCAATTCGTTTTTTGGTAAGGCATTGTGGCTATTGTTCTTCCCGGTGTTTCAGCTATTTCGTTTATCGCGCCTGCGCGAGATACACCCTTTTGATGGCTGGATAGTAACCAACTTTTTAATACAGGTAGTATTTACCACTGCTATATGGTATTTTATGGGCTGGCACTCGTTAACGTTTTTATTGTTAAGCTTCTCGTTCTCGGTTGGTTTGCATCCGCTGGGCGCCCGCTGGATACAGGAGCATTATTTAACCCATAGCGTTGAGCAGGAAACATACAGCTATTATGGCCCTTTAAATACGGTTGCCTTTAACGTAGGTTTCCATAACGAGCACCACGATTTTCCATCTATACCATGGAATAAGCTGCCCGAAATTAAAAAGGCCGCCCCCGAGTATTACGACACTTTATATTACCACACCTCGTGGACAAAGCTATTCTTCCAGTTTTTGTTTGACCGCGAAATATCATTATTTAACAGGATATTACGCCGCGACAGGGGCCGGGTAGCCATAACTGATGTATCAAAGCCTGATGCCGAAATGAGTGCCGAAACGCCAAAACATCAGCCGTCAACAAGTGTAACGGCTTGA
- a CDS encoding sugar O-acetyltransferase — protein MKQADIFSRLRAGELIRLSDPEFPKVDEIVNRTIQLSARLNSAGDIQQIRHILSEIIGNQIDESTTVFAPFYTNFGKFITIGKNVFINHACSFLDMGGITIEDHVLIGPRVNLVTENHPADPVERRALITRPIIIKRNAWIGANATILPGVTVGENSIVAAGAVVSKDVADNTVVGGIPAKFIKSID, from the coding sequence ATGAAGCAAGCAGATATCTTTAGCAGGCTGAGGGCCGGAGAGCTTATACGGTTGAGCGATCCTGAATTCCCGAAGGTGGATGAAATAGTAAACCGTACTATACAACTTTCTGCCCGGCTTAATTCGGCAGGAGATATTCAGCAAATACGCCATATACTAAGCGAAATTATAGGTAATCAAATAGATGAGAGCACAACTGTGTTTGCGCCTTTTTATACCAATTTTGGCAAGTTCATTACTATTGGTAAAAATGTATTCATCAATCATGCCTGTTCATTTCTTGATATGGGTGGCATCACTATAGAAGACCATGTATTAATAGGGCCAAGAGTAAACCTTGTTACTGAAAATCACCCTGCCGACCCGGTTGAACGGCGGGCACTGATAACCAGGCCTATTATTATTAAGCGTAATGCCTGGATTGGTGCAAATGCCACCATCCTGCCCGGAGTAACCGTAGGCGAAAATTCGATTGTAGCCGCGGGTGCAGTAGTATCAAAAGATGTTGCGGACAACACAGTGGTAGGCGGCATTCCGGCAAAATTCATCAAGTCGATAGATTAG